One stretch of Skermanella mucosa DNA includes these proteins:
- a CDS encoding NmrA family NAD(P)-binding protein, with the protein MMTTPTILVLGATGRIGGAVVRDLLDRGGRDVRAAYRRDDAAAGLAALGAIPVRLDLEDAASVEAALAGVDRLLLLTGYTVDMLRQSHTVIDAAKRHGVKHIVHIGASGNPTTRVAHWGWHRYIEAMIEREGFGYTHLQPEAFMQNLNAFGWLQGDQLTNLIGDCAWSWVDAGDVAALAASALAEPKRFMNQVWQLGYDRATMADVAHMVGVQQRREIVIVPEDPHVFYADAVAAGADPAYMSCVRDQFILNAAGAILGADTLFDPDLFAEAVGRPPRDWRAFLGLA; encoded by the coding sequence ATGATGACCACGCCAACCATTCTTGTCCTCGGCGCGACCGGCCGGATCGGCGGCGCTGTCGTGCGCGATCTGCTTGATCGCGGCGGCCGCGATGTGCGCGCCGCCTATCGCCGGGACGACGCTGCTGCGGGACTCGCTGCCCTTGGCGCGATCCCGGTGCGGCTCGATCTCGAAGATGCCGCAAGCGTCGAGGCGGCTCTTGCCGGGGTCGACCGGCTGCTGCTGCTCACGGGCTACACGGTTGACATGCTGCGCCAGTCGCATACGGTGATTGATGCCGCCAAGCGACACGGGGTGAAGCACATCGTCCACATCGGCGCCTCTGGCAATCCCACCACCCGCGTCGCCCATTGGGGCTGGCATCGCTATATTGAGGCGATGATCGAGCGCGAAGGGTTCGGCTACACCCATCTCCAGCCCGAGGCCTTCATGCAGAACCTCAACGCCTTCGGCTGGTTGCAGGGCGACCAGCTGACCAACCTGATCGGCGACTGCGCCTGGAGCTGGGTCGATGCTGGGGACGTCGCCGCTCTTGCCGCTTCCGCGCTGGCCGAGCCCAAGCGCTTCATGAACCAGGTATGGCAATTGGGTTATGACCGGGCGACTATGGCCGACGTGGCGCACATGGTGGGGGTGCAGCAGAGACGGGAGATTGTGATCGTCCCCGAGGATCCGCACGTCTTCTATGCCGACGCTGTCGCTGCCGGCGCGGACCCCGCCTACATGTCCTGCGTGCGTGACCAGTTCATCCTCAACGCCGCGGGCGCGATACTCGGCGCCGATACGCTGTTCGATCCTGACCTGTTCGCAGAGGCCGTAGGCCGTCCGCCCCGCGACTGGCGGGCATTCCTCGGGCTCGCATAA
- a CDS encoding 5'/3'-nucleotidase SurE, translating to MTNDDGFDAPGITSLYEGLIAAGHNVHIFAPKEQPSALGTTFGGIEQLFGEDEPDLVISGADLGPSTGISANASAALAAAVQSVFDCGIPAIAVSIGADERGQAPEGLYEFGADFTAELVDSLLETAPEDGSILPADRGLNVNIPVGADREDIAFTLLDEATALHIGVERVPVPGNDEFYRFDFAGPVTIDNPLSEGTNFVDGSITITPVDGNHTADLATTLAVADLLDLTFGNPTVFGAGQSDMLFMA from the coding sequence CTGACGAATGACGACGGCTTCGATGCGCCGGGCATCACCTCTCTTTACGAGGGGTTGATTGCGGCCGGGCACAATGTCCACATCTTTGCCCCGAAGGAGCAGCCGAGCGCCCTGGGGACCACGTTCGGCGGCATCGAGCAGCTTTTCGGCGAGGACGAGCCCGACCTGGTGATCTCCGGCGCGGATCTCGGGCCCAGCACGGGCATTTCGGCCAACGCCTCGGCGGCCCTGGCGGCGGCCGTACAGTCGGTGTTCGACTGCGGCATCCCCGCCATCGCCGTCTCGATCGGGGCCGACGAGCGCGGGCAGGCTCCCGAGGGGCTGTACGAGTTCGGCGCCGACTTCACCGCGGAACTGGTGGATAGCCTCCTCGAGACCGCGCCCGAGGACGGCAGCATCCTGCCGGCCGACCGCGGCTTGAACGTCAATATCCCGGTCGGCGCCGACCGGGAGGATATCGCCTTCACCCTGCTGGACGAGGCGACCGCCCTGCACATCGGCGTGGAACGCGTTCCGGTCCCCGGCAACGACGAATTCTACCGTTTCGATTTCGCCGGCCCGGTGACCATCGACAACCCGCTGTCCGAAGGGACCAACTTCGTGGACGGCAGCATCACTATCACGCCAGTGGACGGCAATCACACCGCCGACCTGGCGACGACCCTGGCGGTTGCGGACCTGCTCGACCTGACCTTCGGCAATCCGACGGTCTTCGGCGCCGGCCAGTCCGACATGCTGTTCATGGCCTGA
- a CDS encoding SDR family oxidoreductase, whose product MTQNAQDLAGRVALITGAARNMGRGFAAELARRGADIVVHHHSDASRDDAEAVAAEVQSLGRRALVISGDLADTANVRHLFDAAVQAFGRIDIVINNAGVVIKKPFTEISEADFDRAFGINTKAAFFVMQEAARRIADSGRIINMGTTLLGATTGMYAVYAGSKAPLEDFSRALAKEIGARGVTVNVIAPGPIDTPFFHGEENEQPTAYLAHMSPQNRLGRIEDIVPLIGFLASEESRWVTGQTLFINGGFLAR is encoded by the coding sequence ATGACCCAGAATGCCCAGGACCTCGCCGGAAGGGTCGCGCTGATCACCGGCGCTGCTCGCAACATGGGACGCGGCTTCGCCGCCGAACTCGCGCGCCGCGGCGCGGACATCGTGGTCCACCATCACAGCGACGCCTCGCGCGACGACGCTGAAGCAGTGGCTGCCGAAGTCCAGAGCCTCGGCCGCCGCGCGCTGGTGATCTCGGGCGATCTCGCTGACACAGCCAATGTCCGCCACCTCTTCGACGCCGCAGTGCAGGCCTTCGGGCGCATCGACATCGTCATCAACAATGCTGGCGTCGTTATCAAGAAGCCGTTCACTGAGATCAGCGAAGCCGATTTCGATCGCGCCTTCGGGATCAACACCAAGGCTGCGTTCTTCGTGATGCAGGAAGCGGCGCGGCGCATCGCCGATAGCGGGCGCATCATCAATATGGGCACCACGCTGCTCGGCGCGACCACCGGCATGTATGCTGTCTATGCCGGGTCCAAGGCGCCGCTCGAGGATTTCTCCCGCGCGCTCGCCAAGGAAATCGGCGCGCGCGGCGTGACCGTCAACGTGATCGCCCCCGGCCCGATCGACACGCCGTTCTTCCACGGCGAGGAGAACGAGCAGCCGACGGCCTATCTCGCTCATATGAGCCCGCAGAACCGCCTCGGCCGGATCGAAGACATCGTGCCGCTGATCGGCTTCCTCGCGTCGGAGGAAAGCCGCTGGGTCACCGGTCAGACGCTCTTCATCAATGGCGGCTTTCTCGCCCGCTGA
- a CDS encoding LysR family transcriptional regulator → MRTTQGMDEFARRTFLRVIETGSITAAARDLDTDVSTVSRRIAALEARLGVQLLERGPKRSEPTAAGLRFYEGMRRLIDEQDALEAEVRGEAAVPRGLLRVACPTNLGELHLTGWTIAFQEQHPVLEVELLLDDRYVDLRAANVDVAIRIGALSDSSLTARRIGAMELGLYAAPRYLGQHAPIRQPSDLSGHDFVLFSFLQAGDQIALACDDGRTERIAMRSRLSINNVGAISHAVAYGAGVHAGPLWLFEPLRGQGVVERVLPDWQAPLYPVHAVHNYGRKPPAKVRFFIDNLAANLARLPGIVR, encoded by the coding sequence TTGCGTACTACGCAAGGCATGGATGAGTTTGCCCGCCGTACTTTCCTGCGCGTCATCGAGACCGGATCGATCACGGCGGCGGCGCGCGACCTTGACACCGATGTTTCCACGGTCAGTCGGCGGATAGCGGCGCTAGAAGCACGGCTAGGCGTGCAACTGCTTGAGCGTGGCCCAAAGCGAAGCGAGCCCACAGCGGCGGGGCTCAGGTTCTATGAGGGGATGCGGCGCTTGATTGATGAACAGGACGCACTTGAGGCCGAGGTGCGCGGCGAGGCAGCCGTACCGCGGGGCTTGCTGCGCGTCGCCTGCCCGACCAATCTCGGCGAGTTGCACCTGACGGGTTGGACCATCGCCTTTCAGGAGCAGCACCCGGTACTTGAAGTCGAACTGCTGCTCGACGATCGCTATGTCGATCTGCGCGCCGCCAATGTCGACGTGGCCATCCGGATCGGTGCGCTCAGCGACAGCTCGCTGACCGCAAGGCGCATTGGAGCGATGGAACTCGGCCTCTACGCGGCACCACGCTACCTTGGACAGCATGCGCCGATTCGTCAGCCATCGGATCTCTCAGGCCATGATTTTGTATTGTTCTCATTCCTTCAGGCGGGCGATCAAATTGCGCTGGCCTGTGACGACGGGCGCACTGAGCGGATCGCCATGCGCTCGCGCCTCTCGATCAACAATGTCGGCGCAATCTCCCATGCGGTCGCTTACGGAGCCGGGGTGCACGCGGGACCCTTATGGCTGTTTGAGCCGCTGCGTGGACAGGGCGTGGTTGAGCGCGTGCTGCCTGACTGGCAGGCGCCGCTCTATCCCGTGCACGCCGTACACAATTACGGGCGCAAGCCGCCAGCCAAGGTCCGGTTCTTCATCGATAATCTCGCTGCGAATCTGGCGAGATTGCCGGGCATTGTTCGATGA
- a CDS encoding SDR family oxidoreductase, with protein sequence MTKIALVTGASRGLGRSMALSIARRGGDVIVTYQSREADAQAVVAEIDAMGRRGLALQLDVGDVAEFGPFAERLRTALRSVWQRASFDHLVNNAGHGDMATIEQTTEAQFDKLVNVHFKGVFFLTQTLLPLIADGGRIVNLSSGLTRVSYPGFSAYAAAKAAVEMLTMYMAKELGARGIAVNTVAPGAIETDFLGGAVRDTPDLNKVFATMTALGRVGVPDDVGPMVASLLSEDNRWINAQRIEASGGQAI encoded by the coding sequence ATGACGAAAATCGCTCTCGTTACCGGTGCCAGCCGGGGGCTCGGCCGCAGCATGGCCTTGAGTATCGCCCGCCGCGGCGGCGACGTCATCGTGACCTACCAGAGCCGCGAGGCGGACGCGCAGGCGGTCGTCGCGGAGATCGACGCGATGGGGCGTAGGGGGCTCGCTCTTCAACTCGACGTGGGCGACGTCGCCGAATTCGGGCCGTTTGCCGAACGGCTGCGGACGGCGTTGCGCAGTGTTTGGCAGAGAGCCTCGTTCGACCATCTCGTGAACAATGCCGGTCACGGCGATATGGCCACCATCGAGCAGACGACCGAGGCGCAATTCGACAAGTTGGTGAACGTCCACTTCAAGGGGGTGTTCTTCCTCACTCAGACGCTGCTGCCGCTGATCGCGGACGGCGGACGCATCGTGAACCTGTCCAGCGGCCTGACCCGCGTGTCCTACCCCGGCTTCTCCGCCTACGCGGCAGCAAAGGCCGCAGTCGAAATGCTCACCATGTACATGGCGAAGGAGTTGGGAGCCCGCGGCATCGCTGTCAACACGGTGGCGCCGGGTGCCATCGAGACCGACTTCCTCGGCGGTGCCGTTCGCGACACGCCCGACCTCAACAAGGTCTTCGCGACAATGACCGCGCTTGGCCGTGTCGGCGTGCCCGACGACGTCGGGCCGATGGTCGCAAGCCTGCTGTCGGAAGACAACCGTTGGATCAACGCCCAGCGGATCGAGGCATCCGGAGGCCAAGCCATCTGA
- a CDS encoding MGH1-like glycoside hydrolase domain-containing protein — protein MGGLIGSLGYRTRLAGSGLSRLGRLVFFAFDIIVLSRLLERRHRPLDPAVAALLATKKIRRLPPEITVEAADGTIDTWRHGFSAVNASLFLNLQSANALTKQRHAHPGPPFRAIYLWDSAFIAQVWKRWDPLVAWEVLYAVIEKRSGDRLQHFASEFGRSRLTQPPLVAWSLARLAESVPEEQAMEWIEKAYGPLTAYHRWLHANRRLPNGLFAWKHAYESGVENAPRFSTVDERRLEDIGTWAAPDLCSYMVLHCEALAEMAARLGKDGEAASYADEARHLGAATDAYLWDEEHGLYFDRDTRDGRFIRSHTIASLLPLWAGVPDTARAGRLHSRILSPDAFNTLIPLPSVALDDPDFERDMWRGPVWINTAYAVVEGLRRYGFHETASDFAFRLCDGVYRTFDAHGHFYEFYDPTAHSIDALYRKRGNRWKRLVLGGGPVADFVGWTGLVNVMVADHLFGLGGRPGALTVRPRFPARAAGLRFALALPCEDVDVAIDVLPGGGVRGLIGGPGGPSPFAAGFGEEVALPG, from the coding sequence ATGGGCGGGCTTATCGGTTCCCTCGGCTATCGCACGCGCCTGGCAGGAAGCGGGTTGTCGCGGCTGGGGCGCCTGGTCTTCTTCGCCTTCGACATCATCGTCCTCTCGCGCCTTCTGGAACGCCGCCACCGGCCCTTGGACCCTGCCGTCGCAGCCCTGCTCGCCACGAAGAAGATCAGGCGCCTGCCCCCGGAGATCACCGTGGAGGCGGCTGACGGCACGATTGACACCTGGCGGCACGGATTCTCGGCGGTGAACGCGTCGCTGTTCCTCAATCTCCAGTCCGCCAACGCCCTGACCAAGCAGCGGCACGCACATCCCGGGCCGCCGTTCCGGGCGATCTATCTGTGGGATTCCGCCTTCATCGCCCAGGTCTGGAAACGTTGGGACCCGCTGGTCGCCTGGGAAGTGCTTTACGCCGTGATCGAGAAGCGCAGCGGGGACCGGCTTCAGCATTTCGCCTCGGAGTTCGGGCGGTCGCGACTTACCCAGCCGCCGCTCGTCGCCTGGTCGCTGGCGAGGCTGGCTGAGAGCGTGCCCGAAGAGCAGGCGATGGAATGGATCGAAAAGGCTTATGGACCGCTGACCGCCTATCATCGTTGGCTGCATGCCAACCGCAGGCTGCCGAACGGGCTGTTCGCCTGGAAACACGCCTATGAATCGGGCGTGGAGAACGCACCGCGCTTCAGCACCGTGGACGAACGGCGGCTGGAGGACATCGGAACCTGGGCCGCGCCGGACCTGTGCAGCTACATGGTCCTGCACTGCGAGGCGCTGGCGGAAATGGCCGCGCGGCTGGGCAAGGACGGCGAAGCCGCCTCTTATGCCGATGAGGCCCGCCACCTGGGCGCGGCCACCGATGCATACCTCTGGGACGAGGAACATGGCCTCTATTTCGACCGGGATACTCGGGACGGCCGTTTCATCAGGTCCCATACCATCGCATCGCTCCTGCCGCTGTGGGCCGGCGTGCCGGATACGGCACGCGCCGGGCGGCTGCATTCCCGCATCCTGTCACCGGACGCTTTCAACACCTTGATCCCCCTGCCCTCCGTGGCGCTCGATGATCCGGATTTCGAACGCGACATGTGGCGCGGCCCGGTGTGGATCAACACCGCCTATGCGGTCGTGGAAGGGCTGCGGCGCTATGGGTTCCACGAGACGGCGTCCGATTTCGCGTTTCGGCTGTGCGACGGCGTGTACCGGACCTTCGACGCCCATGGCCATTTCTACGAATTCTACGATCCCACGGCGCACAGCATCGACGCGCTGTACCGCAAGCGCGGCAACCGCTGGAAACGCCTGGTCCTGGGCGGCGGGCCGGTAGCCGACTTCGTCGGCTGGACGGGACTCGTGAACGTCATGGTCGCCGACCATCTCTTCGGCCTGGGCGGCCGGCCTGGAGCGCTGACGGTCCGGCCACGCTTCCCCGCGCGCGCGGCGGGACTACGGTTCGCCCTCGCCCTGCCCTGCGAGGACGTGGACGTCGCCATCGACGTGCTCCCGGGCGGCGGCGTGCGCGGGCTGATCGGCGGCCCGGGCGGGCCCAGCCCGTTCGCGGCCGGGTTCGGGGAGGAAGTTGCACTCCCAGGCTGA
- a CDS encoding IS110 family RNA-guided transposase, with protein MSAAFIGLDLAKSVFQVHGVDVQGKVVVTKRLRRDAVLAFFANLAPCVVGMEACAGSHFWAREIARLGHTVRLMAPQYVKPYVKRQKNDRADAEAICEAVQRPSMRFVAVKSEEQQSTLAIHRVRETLVAQKTQLINALRAHLAEFGIIAPQGAGKIAQLTAVVADPEDTRVPALARSVLQSLVDQLRDTERRIEDLDARLAEQAQADEVCQRLMTVPGIGRITATALTATIGDATVFESGRHLAAWLGLVPRQTSSGGKERLGGISKAGDGYLRRMLVNGARAVMRWQGTKSPWLAGLLKRRPFNVAVVALANKLARIAWAVMARGEEYRKPAMTAEPATA; from the coding sequence ATGTCTGCGGCATTCATCGGTCTCGATCTGGCGAAGTCGGTGTTTCAGGTTCACGGTGTTGATGTTCAGGGCAAGGTGGTTGTGACGAAGCGGCTGCGGCGGGACGCGGTGCTGGCGTTCTTCGCCAACCTGGCGCCGTGCGTGGTTGGGATGGAGGCCTGTGCCGGGTCGCACTTTTGGGCGAGAGAGATTGCCCGGCTTGGTCACACGGTACGCCTGATGGCGCCGCAGTACGTCAAGCCTTACGTGAAGCGCCAGAAGAACGACCGGGCCGACGCCGAGGCGATCTGCGAGGCGGTGCAGCGGCCGAGCATGCGGTTTGTCGCAGTCAAGAGCGAGGAGCAGCAGAGCACCCTGGCAATCCACCGGGTGCGCGAGACGCTGGTTGCTCAAAAGACCCAGCTGATCAACGCGTTGCGCGCTCACCTCGCCGAGTTCGGCATCATCGCCCCCCAGGGCGCCGGCAAGATCGCGCAGCTGACCGCCGTGGTGGCCGACCCGGAGGACACCCGGGTTCCCGCTCTGGCACGAAGCGTTCTCCAAAGTCTTGTCGACCAACTGCGCGACACCGAACGCCGGATCGAGGACCTTGATGCCCGGCTGGCCGAGCAGGCTCAGGCGGACGAGGTCTGCCAGCGGCTGATGACGGTTCCCGGCATCGGCCGGATCACCGCGACCGCACTGACGGCGACGATTGGCGACGCCACGGTCTTCGAGTCCGGCCGCCATCTGGCGGCCTGGCTCGGCCTGGTGCCGCGCCAGACCTCGAGCGGCGGTAAGGAGCGCCTGGGGGGCATCTCCAAGGCGGGCGACGGTTATCTGCGCCGGATGCTGGTGAATGGCGCGCGGGCGGTAATGCGCTGGCAGGGCACGAAGTCGCCGTGGCTGGCCGGGCTGCTGAAGCGGCGGCCCTTCAACGTCGCGGTGGTGGCGCTGGCCAACAAGCTGGCCCGGATCGCCTGGGCAGTGATGGCGCGCGGCGAGGAGTACCGCAAGCCTGCCATGACGGCCGAACCGGCGACGGCGTGA
- a CDS encoding glycosyltransferase: protein MKFCDVTIAYNERSGGIRTYIDQKRRFLVERTGHDHLLIIPGAEDCVETDGRSTTVQISSPLFPGQADYRFFVWPPAIRKVLLEHAPDIVELGSHYMTPWPVLSYRKQRLQEGHSCIVGAFFHTDVAEAYVGAPLRALAHERIDELSDLLGHMVEKLADTAARGAEHYIGTVFRQCDRRMAPTPAQAARLRDYGVDDVQVVPLGVDLDLFRPDRRDPALRAALGADPRSLVLLFIGRLGTEKHVPTLIEAYARLPRSLHAQLWIAGEGPLRDVIEDLAGRHPGVRLMPYEPDRGRVAAMIASADLYVTAGPHETFGLAVIEAQAAGLPVVGVNAGALVERVPDGLGYLGPVDDPDAMAANILRAAAEKESLGRRARAHVESNFGWDHTFARLLDVYATADPGPRSADPPGAVLLSPKS from the coding sequence ATGAAGTTCTGCGACGTGACGATCGCGTACAACGAACGGAGCGGCGGGATAAGGACCTATATCGATCAGAAGCGGCGTTTCCTGGTCGAGCGGACCGGACACGACCACCTGCTGATCATTCCGGGAGCGGAGGACTGCGTCGAGACGGACGGCCGCAGCACGACGGTCCAGATATCGAGCCCTCTGTTTCCCGGACAGGCGGATTACCGTTTCTTCGTCTGGCCACCCGCCATTCGGAAGGTGCTGCTGGAGCATGCGCCCGACATCGTCGAACTGGGCAGCCACTACATGACGCCCTGGCCGGTGCTGTCCTACCGCAAGCAGCGTCTGCAGGAGGGGCACAGCTGCATCGTCGGGGCCTTCTTCCACACCGACGTAGCCGAAGCCTATGTCGGGGCGCCGCTCCGGGCTCTGGCGCATGAGCGGATCGACGAATTGAGCGACCTGCTCGGCCACATGGTCGAGAAGCTCGCCGACACCGCGGCCCGGGGAGCCGAGCACTATATCGGCACCGTGTTCCGCCAGTGTGACCGGCGGATGGCGCCGACGCCGGCACAGGCGGCGCGGCTGCGCGACTATGGCGTGGACGACGTGCAGGTGGTGCCGCTGGGCGTCGATCTCGACCTGTTCCGGCCGGACAGGCGCGATCCCGCGCTGCGCGCGGCCCTCGGGGCCGATCCGCGATCGCTGGTGCTGCTCTTCATCGGACGATTGGGGACGGAGAAGCATGTCCCGACCCTGATCGAGGCTTACGCGCGGCTGCCGAGATCCTTGCACGCCCAGCTCTGGATCGCCGGGGAGGGACCCTTGCGCGACGTGATCGAGGATCTGGCCGGCCGGCATCCGGGCGTTCGCCTGATGCCCTATGAGCCGGATCGCGGACGCGTCGCGGCGATGATCGCGTCCGCCGATCTCTACGTCACCGCCGGCCCGCACGAAACCTTCGGGCTCGCAGTGATCGAGGCGCAGGCGGCCGGACTGCCGGTGGTCGGCGTGAATGCCGGCGCGCTGGTGGAGCGGGTGCCGGACGGCCTGGGATATCTGGGGCCGGTCGACGATCCCGATGCCATGGCCGCCAACATCCTACGCGCCGCGGCCGAGAAGGAATCGCTGGGCCGGCGGGCTCGCGCCCATGTGGAGAGCAACTTCGGCTGGGACCATACCTTCGCCAGGCTGCTGGACGTCTATGCCACGGCCGATCCCGGCCCCCGATCCGCCGATCCTCCCGGTGCGGTCTTACTCAGTCCCAAGAGTTAA